From the genome of Muricauda sp. SCSIO 64092, one region includes:
- a CDS encoding CBS domain-containing protein translates to MGIKSFQGARAKVDSKKDSGGPILVSDYMTRKLVTFSPKQSVLEVMEAFAKYKISGGPVMDDSGFLVGIISEADCMKQISESRYFNQPILDKSVERFMTKNVETIPHDMSIFDAAGVFDRHNRRRLPVMKDGILVGQISRKDIVVAALKLSGANWK, encoded by the coding sequence ATGGGAATCAAGAGTTTTCAAGGGGCGCGGGCTAAAGTGGATAGTAAAAAGGATTCCGGGGGACCTATTTTGGTTTCCGACTATATGACCAGAAAATTAGTGACTTTTTCTCCAAAGCAATCCGTTCTGGAAGTCATGGAGGCCTTTGCCAAGTATAAAATTTCCGGAGGTCCGGTCATGGACGATAGCGGGTTTCTTGTCGGGATTATTTCCGAAGCGGACTGCATGAAGCAAATCTCTGAAAGCAGGTACTTTAATCAACCTATTTTGGACAAGAGTGTTGAACGTTTTATGACCAAGAATGTGGAGACCATTCCCCACGATATGAGCATATTTGATGCTGCCGGCGTTTTTGACAGGCATAACCGAAGGCGGTTGCCCGTAATGAAGGATGGGATACTGGTAGGCCAGATCAGTAGAAAGGACATTGTTGTTGCCGCATTGAAGTTAAGTGGGGCCAATTGGAAATGA